CCCTGCACGAAGGCGTCAGCGACGATCAGTTGCGGGCGCAGGGCGGCGATGCTCTCCAGACTGGGCTGGGCGCGGCTGCCCGTCGCGGGAATCTTGGCGGTCAGGGCGCGCAGATAGGGCGGCGCGCCGCGGTCTCCGCCCTGCGTGCCGAGCGCCCCACCAACCGGGGTCACGCCCAGCGCCAGCAAGGTGTCCACGAACGAGTATTCCAGCGCGACCACGCGCTTGGCCGGGGCCGCCAGTTCCACCGTACCGCGCTCGTGTTTGACCGTCAGGGCCAGAGCGGAGGACAGCAGGACGAGAGCCGATAAGGACAGGAGTTTTGTTTTCATGGTGAACCTCGAAAGAGAAAAGTTTTAGTTGGACCGCCCGATTCGCCGGGCCAGCAGCACGAAGAAGGGCGCTCCGGCAGCGGCCACCAGAATGCCCACCGGGGTTTCGGCGGGTTTGTCGATCAGACGGGCGGCGATGTCCGCCAGGATCAACAGCGCCGCGCCCAGCAGTGCCGAGAGCGGCAGGCTCAAACGGTGATCGGCTCCCATCAGGGCGCGGGCCGCGTGGGGCACGATCAGCCCGACAAAGCCAATAGGCCCCACCACGCTCACTGAAGCGGCGGCCAACAGCACGCCCAGCGCCGTGATCACGGCGCTGTCGCGGGCGGTGCGGGTGCCCAGGCTGCTGGCGATGTCCTCGCCCAGTGCCAGCACGTTGACGCGGGTGGCCAGCAGCAGCGCCACCACCAGTCCCAGCCCCAGCCACGGGGCCACCTGCCACAGCTGCTCCCAGGTTCGCCCCGCCACCGAGCCGGACAGCGCAAAGAGCGCGCCCTGGGCACGGGTTTCGAACAGGATCTGCACGGCGCGGGTGGCCGCCCCCAGCAGATACGCCACCGCCACCCCGGCCAACGCCAGCCGCAGGGGAGTCAGGCCCACACTCCTGGCCGCGCCGTACGCCGCCGCCGCCGCCAGCGCCCCGCCCACGAAGGCAGCGGGCACGAACAGCGCGGCAGGGGCGCTGGGAAAGAAGACCACCATGATCAGAATGGCGAACGCCCCGCCCGCCTCCACGCCTAGGATGCCCGGATCGGCCAGGGGATTGCGGGTCACGCCCTGAAGCAGCAGACCCGACACCGCCAGCGCCGCTCCAGCCAGCCCTGCCACCAGCGTGCGCGGCAGCCGCAGGGCGTGCACCACCAGGCTGTCGGTGCTGTCGTCAGGGGCAAACAGCAGACGGGCCACGTGGGCCAGGGAGATCTCACTGGCCCCCAACGCCAGCGAGGCCAGCAGGGCCAGCACGAGCAGCAGCGCCGCCCCCACAAACACCAGGACACGCCCGAGGGGGCGGGGGCGGGACGTATGGACGACATTGGTGATCAAGGGATGGCCTGTGCCGTCGCCTGCAATTCCACGCGAAGCTCACGCATCTGCCACTGCCTCACGTCACTCAGATCGGGTTTGTGGCTGGAGCCGGGAAGTTTCAGGGAAGGGGCGGCAGCGATCTCGGCGTGGGCCGTGCCCTTGAGGCCGTCCAGTTCAAAATGCAGGCTGACGTCCGGGCCGTCCAGCTCGGCCCAGCGCGCGGCGCGTAGCCAGTCCCAGCCGTAACGGATCAGCAGTTCGCGGTCCAGCACCTGGGCCAGCGGGGGCAGGCCGGCAAAGCCGCGCAGGTGCCCGGCGACTTCGGCGGGACTGACCTCACGCCGGGCCACCTGCACGGCCAGTTCGGGCGTCAGGTGCGCCCACAGGTAGCCACCAGGGAGGTCCACGGCGGTGGCCGCAAATCGGTGACCGCCGAAATGCCCGGTGCGCCAGCAGCGCAGGCCCGCCGCCTGAAGGGCGGCGTAGACCGGTACGCCGTAGCGGCCACAGGCGGCGTCCACCGTCCCGTGGGTACAGACGTGAAGGTCCGGGCCGGAGGGTGGCGTCTCCACGGGCCGCCACCCACTCAGATTCTCCGGTTCCAGCAGCGTGTCGATCAATCCGCGTGCCCACTCGGACTGGGGCAGATCACTGGCATAGTCCCGGCGCACATAGCCCGCGTGCCGGCGAACATAGTGACGCACCCGCAGCGGCTGATCCGCCTGCGCCGGGGCGCTCATCAGCAGACCGAAGCCCGCTCCCGAGGCCTCCACCTTGCCGCGCAGCCGCTCGAAGACGCCGCTTTGCTGGGCCGTCCAGTTCGCCACGTCCCGCAACCGCGCCCAGACGGGAACGTCCAGTTCCAGCACCGTGACCTCCTGCCAGTGCGGGGCGGTACCAATCGGGTCCTCCCCGGCGGCCAGCGAGGCATCGGCGCACAGGGGCAGGCGGGGCCGCGCGGTCACGGTCATTTCAATTTGTCCAGAATCAGGCGCGTGACCTCGTTGCTGTTGCGGATGGAGGTCAGCGGGCCGGAGTACGGGCTGAAAGCTTCGGGGGTGTACACCACACTCTGATCCTTCAGGCGCTGGCCCACCGGGGTTTTCAGAAAAGCGTCCGCGCCGTTGTACTGGCCGCCGGGGGGAAACAGCACCACTAGGGTCTTCTTGTCGATGCCCAGCAGGGCCTCGTCGTTGATCTGCGCCCCGATACCCAGCGTGGCGTTGCCGATCTTCAGGCCGTTCTTGAAGCCCAGCGCCAGCAGGTCATCGATCAGGCGCACCCGGCTGTAGGCCCAGGTGTTACCACCGCTGAAGGGGGCCAGCACCACCACCTTGTCGTATTTCCTGAAGACGCCTGCCGCCTGGAGTTTGCGGGCGTTGCTGCGGTTCACGTCCGCCGCCTCCTTGATGATCTGCTCGGCCTGTACCTGCTTGCCAAACACGCGCGCCAGATCACGCAGGCCCTTCTGCCAGAAGCCCTGACTGCCCTCTTCATAGCCCACGGTGGGGGCGATCTTGCTGAGCTTGTCGTAATTCTGGTTGCCGTCCCAGGTCAGGCGGACAATCAGATCAGGCTTCAGGGCCAGGATGGTTTCCAGGTTGGGGGCTGTCCAGCTGCCCACGAAGCTGGGGTTGTTCAGCTTGCCACGGGTGTAGAATCCCTCTTTCAGCACTGCGGGCTTGAGCTTCCCGCCGCTGACGTCGGTGGGAGACAGGTAGCTGCTGGCCAGGCCCACCACCCGTTCACCCACCCCCAGCGCGAACATCCAGCCCAGGGCCTCCTCGTCCATAACAACGACGCGTTGAGGATTCTTCTTGACGGTGGTGGTCCCCTCGTCGTGCTTGAGGGTCAGGGTCTGGGCGACGGCAGTAGGCGTCAGCGCCAGGGTCAGCAGCAGAACAGATCGTTTCACTGGCCCAAGCTAATTAATCCGAGTCAATTAGTCAAGTTTAAAAATGTCCCTGCCAGAGTGAATCCATGCGGGGGTCAGGGCTTGTCGGTCTATAGGGGGGCGCGGCCCGAAGGCCGGCACGTCTTAGCATTCGCATGAAGCGCTCGCCCTTTCATAGAGCGGGGGAATGACTCTAGGCTGACGCATGGCCCTGCCCCCAGCCCCACCCGCCCCCACCGTTCGCCGCAGTGATCACACCGACACCTACCACGGTCAGGTGGTCACCGATCCCTACCGCTGGCTGGAGGACGCCGACAGCCCGGAGACGCGGGCCTTCGTCGAGGCCCAGAACACCCGGACCCGCCGTGTGCTTGGCGCCCTGCCGGAGCGGGCGAAGCTGCTGGAGCGGCTGGGCGAGCTGTGGGATTTTCCCCGCCGCAGCGCGGTCTGGCAGGAGGGTGGGGCGTTCTTTCAACTACGCAACAGCGGCCTGCAGAATCAGTTTGTGCTGTACACAATGGATTCGCCCACCGACGAGGGCTGGGTGTTGCTGGACCCCAACGCGCTGTCGCAGGACGGCACAGTGGCGCTGAGCGGTCTGGCGGTCAGCCGCGACGCGTCCCGACTGGCTTACGCCGTCTCGCAGGGCGGCAGCGACTGGCAGGAGTGGCGGGTGCGCGACGTCTCCAGCGGCCAGGACCTGCCCGACGTGCTGCCCGACAGCAAATTCAGCGGGGCAAGCTGGCTGCCGGATGGAAGCGGCTTTTTCTACGCCCGCTATGACCGTCCCGAGGACGGGCAACGCCTGAGCGGGGCGAACCTGAATCAGCGCCTGTGGCTGCACCGCCTGGACACCGGCCAGGACGCCGACGAACTGATCCTGGAGCGGCCCGATCAGCCCGAGTGGGGCTTTGGCTCCACCGTGACCGAGGACGGGCAGTGGCTGATCATCAACGTCTGGAAGGGCACCGCCCGCCAGAACCTGATCTGGGTGCGGCCTATTGGAGAAAACGGCGCCTTTCAGGAGGTCGTGGCCGAATTCGGCGCCAGCTTCCAGTTCGTCGGCAATGAGGGATCGCGGCTGTACTTCCTGACCGATGACCACGCTCCACTGGGCCGCCTGATCTCACATGATCTGCAGACTGGCGAGCGACAGGACATCGTTCCCGAGGGACAGCACCGCCTGCTGGGAGCTGAGCTGATCTCGGGCGGGTTCGTGCTGCATACCCTTGAAGATGCGTCCAGCCGCCTGACGCTGGTGGACCGGCACGGCCAGAACGCCCGGTCAGTCCCCTTGCCCGGGCTGGGCACCGTGGACGCCCTGAACGGTCACTCCGACAGCCACGAGATCTTCCTCAGCTTCACCAGTTTTCTCTTTCCGGCCACCGGATACCGGCTCGACGCAGCGGACGGCAGCCTGACGCCCGTGTGGGCGCCGGAGCTGGCGGCGGACCTGGGCGGCTACGAGGTCCGCCAGGAGTTCGCGGCCAGCGCGGACGGCACGCGGGTG
The genomic region above belongs to Deinococcus humi and contains:
- a CDS encoding iron-siderophore ABC transporter substrate-binding protein: MKRSVLLLTLALTPTAVAQTLTLKHDEGTTTVKKNPQRVVVMDEEALGWMFALGVGERVVGLASSYLSPTDVSGGKLKPAVLKEGFYTRGKLNNPSFVGSWTAPNLETILALKPDLIVRLTWDGNQNYDKLSKIAPTVGYEEGSQGFWQKGLRDLARVFGKQVQAEQIIKEAADVNRSNARKLQAAGVFRKYDKVVVLAPFSGGNTWAYSRVRLIDDLLALGFKNGLKIGNATLGIGAQINDEALLGIDKKTLVVLFPPGGQYNGADAFLKTPVGQRLKDQSVVYTPEAFSPYSGPLTSIRNSNEVTRLILDKLK
- a CDS encoding FecCD family ABC transporter permease translates to MVFVGAALLLVLALLASLALGASEISLAHVARLLFAPDDSTDSLVVHALRLPRTLVAGLAGAALAVSGLLLQGVTRNPLADPGILGVEAGGAFAILIMVVFFPSAPAALFVPAAFVGGALAAAAAYGAARSVGLTPLRLALAGVAVAYLLGAATRAVQILFETRAQGALFALSGSVAGRTWEQLWQVAPWLGLGLVVALLLATRVNVLALGEDIASSLGTRTARDSAVITALGVLLAAASVSVVGPIGFVGLIVPHAARALMGADHRLSLPLSALLGAALLILADIAARLIDKPAETPVGILVAAAGAPFFVLLARRIGRSN
- a CDS encoding sucrase ferredoxin codes for the protein MTVTARPRLPLCADASLAAGEDPIGTAPHWQEVTVLELDVPVWARLRDVANWTAQQSGVFERLRGKVEASGAGFGLLMSAPAQADQPLRVRHYVRRHAGYVRRDYASDLPQSEWARGLIDTLLEPENLSGWRPVETPPSGPDLHVCTHGTVDAACGRYGVPVYAALQAAGLRCWRTGHFGGHRFAATAVDLPGGYLWAHLTPELAVQVARREVSPAEVAGHLRGFAGLPPLAQVLDRELLIRYGWDWLRAARWAELDGPDVSLHFELDGLKGTAHAEIAAAPSLKLPGSSHKPDLSDVRQWQMRELRVELQATAQAIP
- a CDS encoding prolyl oligopeptidase family serine peptidase, which codes for MALPPAPPAPTVRRSDHTDTYHGQVVTDPYRWLEDADSPETRAFVEAQNTRTRRVLGALPERAKLLERLGELWDFPRRSAVWQEGGAFFQLRNSGLQNQFVLYTMDSPTDEGWVLLDPNALSQDGTVALSGLAVSRDASRLAYAVSQGGSDWQEWRVRDVSSGQDLPDVLPDSKFSGASWLPDGSGFFYARYDRPEDGQRLSGANLNQRLWLHRLDTGQDADELILERPDQPEWGFGSTVTEDGQWLIINVWKGTARQNLIWVRPIGENGAFQEVVAEFGASFQFVGNEGSRLYFLTDDHAPLGRLISHDLQTGERQDIVPEGQHRLLGAELISGGFVLHTLEDASSRLTLVDRHGQNARSVPLPGLGTVDALNGHSDSHEIFLSFTSFLFPATGYRLDAADGSLTPVWAPELAADLGGYEVRQEFAASADGTRVPLFIVARRNLTLDGSHPTLLYGYGGFDVSLTPAFDVSRLAWLEAGGVLAVANLRGGGEYGERWHRAGTRERKQNVFDDFAACARFLVTRGYTSPPHLGIEGGSNGGLLVGATLTQHPELIGAAVAHVGVMDLLRFQRFTIGWAWVSDYGSSDDAQDFAVLRAYSPLHNLTPLAYPPTLLTTGDHDDRVVPAHSYKFAAELQRVQQGEAPILLRVQTQAGHGAGKPTRLVLEEKADVYAFLLSALS